From Leptotrichia wadei, one genomic window encodes:
- a CDS encoding zinc-ribbon domain-containing protein, whose protein sequence is MILVFGTKRKFKNLGALENCHCTRCNNTSDWNFMEYRDWFTLFWIPVFPISGRKEYLECPICRQIYDVPKD, encoded by the coding sequence ATGATTTTAGTATTTGGAACAAAAAGAAAATTTAAAAATTTAGGAGCATTGGAAAACTGTCATTGCACAAGATGTAACAACACATCTGACTGGAATTTTATGGAATATCGTGACTGGTTTACTTTGTTTTGGATACCAGTTTTTCCAATAAGTGGTAGAAAAGAATATTTGGAATGTCCAATTTGTCGTCAGATTTATGATGTGCCAAAGGATTAG
- the aspS gene encoding aspartate--tRNA ligase → MYRDYKLNELRMENIGEEVTLSGWISKVRDLGHFVFIDLRDRYGVTQILLNEEVSGSELFEEAKKYKNEWVLKVTGVVAERSSKNKNIPTGDIEIEAKKIEVLSRAKQLPFEISETGNLSENMRLTYRYLDIRRPKMLNNIIKRNDMLFSIRKFMNENGFLDVDTPILAKATPEGARDFIVPSRTNKGDFYALPQSPQLFKQILMVSGIDKYYQLAKCFRDEDLRADRQPEFTQLDVEMSFVEQEDVISMAEELTKTVFKDVTGIEITEKFPRMSYDDAMNFYGSDKPDLRFDMKLIDLSEETADCGFGVFENALKDGGNVKAIVAPNAEKFSRKYIKDLEDYVKTYFKAKGLAYIKMNENGEINSPIAKFFSEEKLAQIIEKLGIKNNEVALILADKYKVVHDGLGALRLKLGEELELIDKNAFKFLWVVDFPMFEWSEEENRYKAQHHPFTSIKEEDRKYLDTNELAKIKTDSYDIVLNGYEIGGGSIRIHDEDLQAKVFEKLGFSQEELEDKFGFFLEVLKYGVPPHGGLAYGIDRWLMAMLKEDSIKEVIPFPKTNKGQDLMTGAPAGIEEQVLEDDLRLKLLEVEKED, encoded by the coding sequence ATGTATAGAGATTATAAATTAAATGAATTAAGAATGGAAAATATTGGCGAAGAAGTGACTTTGTCAGGATGGATTTCTAAAGTTAGAGATTTGGGTCACTTTGTGTTTATTGATTTGAGGGATAGATATGGGGTTACTCAAATTTTGTTGAATGAGGAAGTTTCTGGGAGTGAACTTTTTGAGGAAGCTAAAAAATATAAGAATGAATGGGTTTTGAAGGTTACAGGAGTTGTGGCTGAAAGAAGTAGTAAAAATAAAAATATTCCAACTGGGGATATTGAAATTGAAGCGAAAAAAATTGAAGTTTTAAGCCGTGCGAAACAGTTACCGTTTGAAATTAGTGAAACTGGGAATCTTAGCGAAAATATGAGATTGACTTATAGATATTTGGATATTAGAAGACCGAAAATGTTGAATAATATTATTAAAAGAAACGATATGCTGTTTTCGATTAGAAAATTTATGAATGAAAATGGATTTTTAGATGTTGATACTCCGATTTTGGCAAAAGCGACACCTGAAGGTGCGAGAGATTTTATCGTGCCAAGTAGAACTAACAAAGGTGATTTTTATGCATTGCCACAATCACCACAATTGTTTAAGCAGATACTTATGGTTTCTGGAATTGACAAATATTATCAGTTAGCAAAATGTTTTAGAGATGAAGATTTGAGAGCGGACAGACAGCCTGAATTTACTCAATTAGATGTGGAAATGTCGTTTGTTGAGCAAGAAGATGTGATTTCAATGGCTGAAGAATTAACAAAGACAGTATTTAAAGATGTTACAGGAATTGAAATTACTGAAAAATTTCCAAGAATGAGCTACGATGATGCGATGAATTTTTATGGTTCAGATAAGCCAGATTTGAGATTTGATATGAAATTGATTGATTTATCTGAAGAAACTGCTGATTGTGGATTTGGCGTTTTTGAAAATGCGTTGAAAGATGGCGGAAATGTAAAAGCGATTGTTGCACCAAATGCAGAAAAATTCTCGAGAAAATACATTAAAGATTTGGAAGATTATGTGAAAACTTACTTTAAAGCAAAAGGTTTAGCATATATTAAAATGAATGAAAATGGAGAGATAAATTCTCCAATTGCGAAATTCTTCTCAGAAGAAAAATTGGCACAAATTATTGAAAAATTGGGAATCAAAAATAATGAAGTTGCGTTAATTTTAGCTGATAAATATAAAGTTGTACATGATGGATTGGGAGCGTTGAGATTGAAACTGGGAGAAGAGTTGGAATTAATTGACAAAAATGCGTTTAAATTCTTATGGGTAGTTGATTTTCCTATGTTTGAATGGAGTGAAGAAGAAAATAGATATAAAGCGCAACACCATCCGTTTACTTCAATTAAGGAAGAAGATAGAAAATATCTTGATACGAATGAACTTGCAAAAATTAAGACAGATTCATATGATATTGTCTTAAATGGTTATGAAATCGGTGGAGGAAGTATCAGAATTCACGATGAAGATTTACAAGCGAAAGTTTTTGAAAAATTAGGATTTAGTCAAGAAGAATTGGAAGACAAATTTGGATTCTTCTTGGAAGTGTTGAAATATGGGGTTCCACCACATGGAGGACTTGCTTACGGAATTGATAGATGGCTTATGGCAATGTTGAAGGAAGATTCAATAAAAGAAGTAATTCCGTTCCCTAAAACTAATAAAGGACAAGACTTGATGACTGGAGCACCTGCAGGAATTGAAGAACAAGTGCTTGAAGATGATTTGAGATTGAAATTATTGGAAGTTGAAAAAGAAGATTAA
- a CDS encoding DUF3791 domain-containing protein yields MKFFVYLLEKYAEWKNENAKNILEKWDKLLVTEKIFDMYEMYHIEAIENAFEDIELICAEKEALD; encoded by the coding sequence ATGAAGTTTTTTGTGTATTTGCTCGAAAAATATGCAGAATGGAAAAATGAGAATGCAAAAAATATTTTAGAAAAATGGGATAAACTTCTGGTAACTGAAAAAATATTTGATATGTATGAAATGTATCATATAGAAGCGATAGAAAATGCATTTGAAGATATTGAGTTGATTTGTGCTGAAAAAGAGGCACTAGATTGA
- the hisS gene encoding histidine--tRNA ligase: MIAALKGMKDRYSDDVKKYDAIVEASKKVFGKYGFERIITPILEETELFRRGVGDETDVVSKEMYDFKDKGERDVTMRPEGTAGVVRAYLEAGFHKSSPIVKWFYNGPMYRYEAPQKGRMREFHQTGVEMFGVRSAYLDAEIIKMGCDFLEELGITGLVVEINSLGNVESRKKYIEDLKKFMFERLDKLSEDSQKRYEKNPLRALDSKDKGDQEEFKNAPKLYDYLDEESKKYFEDTKKYLELLGVNYVVNDKLVRGLDYYSDTVFEIKSNKLGSQATVLAGGRYDRLLEILGNAKVPGIGFAAGMERIAMLMDDSIISENEEKIYVIYFDDTKEYFVKTVNELRKNGIKVNFDYNAKSFGAQMKKANRENAEYVLILGEEERDENVITVKKFSTGEQKKYNFEEVLEILK, from the coding sequence ATGATAGCTGCCTTAAAAGGAATGAAAGATAGATATTCTGATGATGTGAAAAAATACGATGCGATTGTAGAGGCTTCAAAAAAAGTTTTTGGAAAATATGGATTTGAGCGAATAATTACGCCGATTTTGGAGGAAACGGAGCTTTTTAGAAGAGGTGTTGGAGATGAGACTGATGTTGTTTCAAAAGAAATGTATGATTTTAAGGATAAGGGAGAAAGAGATGTTACAATGCGTCCAGAAGGGACTGCGGGAGTTGTAAGAGCGTATCTTGAAGCTGGATTTCATAAGTCTTCTCCAATAGTGAAATGGTTTTACAACGGTCCAATGTACAGATACGAAGCACCGCAAAAAGGTAGAATGAGAGAATTTCATCAAACTGGAGTGGAAATGTTTGGTGTGAGAAGTGCTTATTTAGATGCGGAAATTATTAAAATGGGTTGTGATTTTCTTGAAGAGCTTGGAATAACTGGCTTAGTTGTGGAGATTAATAGCTTAGGAAATGTTGAGTCGAGAAAAAAATATATTGAGGATTTGAAAAAATTTATGTTTGAAAGACTTGATAAATTGAGTGAAGATTCGCAAAAAAGATATGAGAAAAATCCTTTGAGAGCTTTGGATTCTAAGGACAAAGGCGACCAAGAAGAGTTTAAAAATGCACCAAAACTTTACGATTATTTGGATGAAGAAAGTAAAAAATATTTTGAAGATACTAAAAAATATTTGGAATTGTTGGGCGTGAATTATGTCGTGAATGATAAATTGGTTAGAGGACTTGATTATTATTCGGACACAGTTTTTGAAATTAAATCGAATAAATTGGGATCGCAAGCAACAGTTCTAGCGGGTGGACGATATGACAGATTGCTTGAAATATTAGGAAATGCGAAAGTTCCTGGAATTGGATTTGCCGCTGGAATGGAAAGAATTGCGATGTTAATGGATGATTCTATAATTTCTGAAAATGAAGAAAAAATTTATGTAATTTATTTCGATGACACAAAAGAGTATTTTGTGAAAACTGTAAATGAACTTAGAAAAAATGGTATTAAAGTAAACTTTGACTATAACGCAAAAAGTTTTGGAGCACAAATGAAAAAGGCAAACCGTGAAAATGCTGAATATGTGTTGATTTTAGGAGAAGAAGAGCGAGATGAAAACGTGATTACAGTTAAGAAGTTTAGTACTGGGGAGCAGAAAAAATATAACTTCGAGGAAGTTTTGGAGATTTTGAAATAA
- a CDS encoding HEAT repeat domain-containing protein, which produces MEKNNLEKLENLMWKKYKKQISFQQLQKEFLKNDDERIEYIKTELEKAYNEKNGDSVYILISAIYMFELYSEKFVDILCKLTKEEWHGKHEDIVFYLQQLELPSTIDCIYELATSNFEKYRWDDNFALVRKCCFALGDINTPKAKEKLELLLQSDEEMIREHAMEQLKRCDFTNKDVE; this is translated from the coding sequence ATGGAAAAAAATAATCTTGAAAAATTGGAAAATTTGATGTGGAAAAAATATAAAAAACAAATAAGTTTTCAACAATTACAAAAGGAATTTTTAAAAAATGATGATGAAAGAATAGAGTATATAAAAACAGAGTTGGAAAAAGCATATAATGAAAAAAATGGAGACAGCGTATATATTTTAATTTCAGCAATTTACATGTTCGAATTATACAGTGAAAAATTTGTTGATATTTTATGCAAATTAACAAAAGAAGAATGGCATGGAAAACACGAAGACATAGTGTTTTATCTCCAGCAACTAGAATTACCTTCTACGATAGATTGCATTTATGAATTAGCAACTTCAAATTTTGAAAAATACCGTTGGGATGATAATTTCGCATTAGTGAGAAAATGTTGCTTTGCTTTAGGAGACATAAACACTCCTAAGGCGAAAGAAAAACTGGAACTATTGTTGCAAAGTGATGAAGAAATGATAAGAGAACATGCAATGGAGCAGTTGAAGAGATGTGATTTTACAAATAAGGATGTTGAATGA